A region from the Acyrthosiphon pisum isolate AL4f chromosome A1, pea_aphid_22Mar2018_4r6ur, whole genome shotgun sequence genome encodes:
- the LOC100163394 gene encoding eukaryotic translation initiation factor 3 subunit B, which produces MAKKKDSEKHEDGQRGGKYNKDDADANELENFVDDITDEELLGDVLQKRPKVSDGVDTVIIVDGVPQVNPERFDKLKVVITKIFAQFGKILNDYYPKSENGHTKGYIFIEYEKHESALEAVTQANNYKLDKQHTFLINLFSDYKKYNDIPEKWEAPTLQPFPERPNLQYFLSEPDAFDQYYVYNVNSHIEVWLNSNPQPTKLVEREKWTESLIMWSPLGTYLATLHKQGVVLWGGPNFTNVLKLSHRNVQFVDFSPCEQYLVAYAPLDNDEQKLTIFDIRTGAEKRSFISDAPMAGNVLRWSKDDKYFARIGHNTLSVYETPSFGLLDKKSITVNGIRDFSWSPRDNVLAYWVAEDKDVPARVVLLEIPSRKEIRANNLFNVADCKIHWQKAGDYLCVKVDRYAKIKREKGDVKYSGMYFNFEIFHMREKNIPVDSVEIKEPIHAFAWEPIGSKFAIIHGEPSNNSVSFYNVKSGQAPVLLKKLDKHFCSHLFWSPAGQYIVIAEIRDSGALEFVDTADFTTMCSTEHYKATDIEWDPTGRFVATGVSSWKTKGDTGYWIWSFQGRILNRFNTNTYCHMQWRPRPPTLLSAKQQKDTKKSLKKYTSQFETKDKMRMTKASKEVIDKRRKLIKEFEEYRSKRLEDWNKQKAERMAIRSHIDTDELDSDDKNVQVEKVEFLVKEEVTVID; this is translated from the exons ATGGCGAAGAAAAAAGATTCCGAAAAGCACGAAGACGGCCAAAGAGGAGGAAAGTACAATAAGGACGATGCCGACGCCAATGAATTGGAAAATTTCGTTGACGACATTACCGACGAAG AGTTGCTCGGCGATGTACTGCAGAAGAGACCCAAAGTGTCCGATGGCGTAGACACCGTCATTATTGTTGACGGAGTTCCCCAAGTCAACCCCGAACGCTTCGACAAACTCAAGGTAGTTATCACCAAGATATTCGCACAGTTCGGTAAAATTCTCAACGATTACTATCCAAAATCTGAGAATGGTCACACTAAAGG ttatatatttattgaatatgaaAAACACGAAAGCGCATTAGAAGCTGTTACGCAAGCTAATAATTACAAACTAGACAAACAACatacttttttaatcaacttattTTCTGACTACAAGAA atataacgACATTCCTGAAAAATGGGAAGCTCCTACTCTACAGCCATTCCCAGAAAGGCCTAATCTACAATATTTCTTAAGTGAACCTGATGCATTtgatcaatattatgtttataatgtaaacaGTCATATTGAAGTTTGGCTGAATAGCAATCCACAGCCAACAAAATTAGTTGAACGTGAA AAATGGACTGAATCTCTAATTATGTGGTCACCTCTTGGAACATACTTAGCAACACTGCACAAGCAAGGTGTTGTCCTTTGGGGAGGACCAAATTTCACAAATGTTTTAAAGCTCTCTCATCGCAATGTACAATTTGTTGATTTTTCTCCTTGTGAACA atatttggtGGCTTATGCTCCATTAGATAATGATGAACAAAAGTTGACAATTTTTGATATTCGCACTGGGGCCGAAAAGCGATCATTTATTTCAGATGCTCCAATGGCTGGTAATGTATTAAGGTGGTCAAAGGATGACAAATATTTTGCCCGAATCGGCCATAATACTCTAAGTGTTTATGAAACTCCA tcTTTTGGTTTGTTGGACAAGAAAAGTATAACGGTCAACGGTATTCGAGATTTTAGTTGGTCTCCCAGGGACAATGTACTCGCTTATTGGGTTGCTGAAGATAAAGATGTACCGGCTCGAGTAGTTTTATTAGAAATACCAAG ccGCAAAGAAATTCGAGCTaacaatttgtttaatgtaGCCGACTGTAAAATCCATTGGCAAAAAGCCGGTGACTATTTATGTGTTAAAGTCGACCGTTATGCTAAAATCAAACGTGAGAAGGGAGATGTTAAATACAGT ggtatgtatttcaattttgaaatatttcatatgagAGAGAAAAATATACCCGTCGACAGTGTTGAAATTAAAGAACCGATTCATGCATTTGCTTGGGAACCAATTGGTTCAAAGTTTGCAATTATTCACGGTGAACCTAGCAATAATAGTGTAAGCTTCTATAATGTCAAATCTGGCCAAGCTCCAGTCTTATTAA aAAAGTTAGACAAACATTTCTGCAGTCATTTGTTTTGGTCACCTGCCGGACAATATATCGTTATTGCTGAAATCCGAGATTCTGGTGCTTTGGAATTCGTTGACACCGCAGACTTCACCACAATGTGTTCTACTGAACATTATAAAGCAACTGATATTGAATGGGATCCAACCGGAAGATTTGTTGCTACTGGCGTTAGTTCGTGGAAAACTaag ggaGATACAGGCTATTGGATATGGTCATTCCAAGGAAGAATATTGAATAGATTCAATACAAATACCTATTGTCATATGCAATGGAGACCTAGACCTCCTACTCTGTTGAGTGCTAAACAACAAAAGGATACCaagaaaagtttgaaaaaatacacTTCTCAGTTTGAGACGAAAGACAAAATGCGAATGACCAAAGCCTCTAAA gaaGTCATTGATAAACGTAGAAAATTGATTAAAGAATTCGAAGAATACC